One window of Blastocatellia bacterium genomic DNA carries:
- a CDS encoding glycosyltransferase family 39 protein: MSDTTPHIPMRRKHLGYHLDLALLALILSGFVLVAAQRLASVPLPETDEAYTLQVPYEMLVHGKLALPMLRYLGGDIENHWHSYTPVYFVILGGFLKLTGWGLLQGRIFNLITAVLLLLMVYALGRRLLDWRVGLMATLLLLSDITFIERSRMLRNDYLAAFFAMLGFYLYEVGRRRRQARYYLASGLAVGCGVMCHTNILYMICAIGLLILLDQGWRAFRKRPLYAFAGGALAVMAYEIVYDLIDYKNYLLQNRQDKLHFMLFEPGGLWQNFVGEAARYRAWYTARSQYAGTHYGLIFQSLPHTLSHVFQLLTAAAIIYLLWVCARRIRQKQAMSDYRVHLLIVTVVTVLFHAIITGHKEIYYMAHLAPWFALAAAVMLKDAYDRMGGLRLRSWREARLVYKTATVAMLIAGLAFGVMLVRLYKKYGEGLRNPGLVTFAEYETTLRELIPDELCPVVRKISPAVWLAFPEKDACFADIENRVRKAVDIDGKDYALLTPDVWPEYHLLGELKDTAYGPSIYIYYTGSDPRFSSLPSRRYRFFNWQRGHVEEPLVPPTVERKTSPAAPVPTNGHRAEPLSPRGSRRAG; the protein is encoded by the coding sequence ATGAGCGACACGACGCCTCACATACCGATGCGCCGCAAACATCTTGGATACCACCTCGACCTGGCGCTGCTGGCGCTGATCCTTTCAGGCTTTGTCCTGGTCGCGGCGCAACGATTGGCCAGCGTGCCGCTGCCCGAAACCGACGAAGCCTACACGCTCCAGGTGCCTTACGAGATGCTCGTTCACGGCAAGCTGGCGCTGCCGATGCTGCGTTATCTGGGCGGCGACATCGAAAACCACTGGCATTCTTACACGCCCGTCTACTTCGTCATCCTGGGCGGCTTCTTGAAGCTCACCGGCTGGGGCTTGCTGCAAGGCCGCATCTTCAACCTGATTACGGCTGTCCTGCTGCTGTTGATGGTTTATGCGCTGGGCCGGCGGCTGTTGGATTGGCGGGTCGGGCTGATGGCCACCCTGCTGCTGCTCTCTGACATCACTTTCATCGAGCGCAGCCGCATGCTTCGCAACGACTATCTGGCGGCCTTCTTTGCGATGCTCGGCTTCTATCTATACGAAGTCGGCAGGCGACGACGGCAAGCGCGTTACTACCTCGCATCGGGGCTGGCCGTCGGCTGTGGCGTGATGTGCCACACGAACATTCTCTACATGATTTGCGCCATCGGTCTATTGATCTTGCTCGACCAGGGATGGCGAGCGTTTCGCAAGCGGCCGCTTTATGCATTCGCGGGCGGCGCGCTCGCCGTCATGGCGTACGAGATCGTTTACGATCTGATCGATTACAAAAACTATCTACTGCAAAACCGCCAGGACAAGCTTCACTTCATGCTCTTCGAGCCGGGCGGGCTCTGGCAAAACTTCGTCGGCGAAGCGGCACGTTATCGCGCTTGGTACACCGCCCGGTCGCAGTACGCCGGCACACACTATGGGCTGATCTTTCAGAGCTTGCCGCACACCCTGTCGCATGTTTTCCAACTGCTGACGGCGGCGGCTATCATCTACCTGCTCTGGGTGTGCGCTCGTCGCATCAGGCAGAAGCAGGCGATGAGCGATTACCGCGTTCACCTGCTGATCGTCACCGTGGTAACGGTGCTCTTTCACGCGATCATCACGGGCCACAAAGAGATTTATTACATGGCGCATCTCGCGCCCTGGTTCGCGCTCGCGGCGGCCGTCATGCTCAAGGATGCCTATGATCGGATGGGCGGCTTACGACTGAGGAGCTGGCGTGAGGCGCGATTGGTCTACAAAACCGCAACCGTCGCCATGCTGATCGCGGGGCTCGCATTCGGCGTCATGCTGGTCAGACTATACAAGAAGTATGGCGAAGGGCTGCGCAACCCGGGCCTGGTTACCTTCGCCGAGTACGAAACCACTTTGAGAGAGTTGATCCCTGATGAGCTGTGTCCGGTCGTCAGAAAAATCTCGCCCGCCGTCTGGCTGGCCTTCCCTGAGAAGGATGCTTGCTTCGCCGACATCGAGAACCGCGTGAGAAAAGCAGTTGATATAGATGGCAAAGACTACGCGCTGCTGACGCCCGATGTCTGGCCGGAGTACCACTTGCTGGGCGAGTTGAAGGACACCGCGTACGGCCCATCAATCTACATCTATTACACCGGCAGCGATCCGCGTTTCAGCTCCCTGCCCTCCAGACGTTATCGCTTCTTCAACTGGCAGCGCGGCCATGTCGAAGAGCCGCTGGTTCCCCCCACGGTCGAGCGAAAAACGTCTCCGGCTGCGCCCGTGCCTACAAACGGTCATCGGGCTGAACCACTCTCGCCTCGCGGCTCAAGGCGCGCAGGCTGA
- a CDS encoding PQQ-dependent sugar dehydrogenase, whose product MASLLLALVAVCSFNSNRVTAQTSPTLRLVPVLSGLEGPLYVTSAHDGSNRLFVVEQDGRIKVLQPGASAPTVFLDITAKVLSFNEQGLLGLAFHPQFATNRRFFIDYIRRSDGSTVVAEYQVSATNGNVAELTEKILLVIAQPSASHKAGMLEFGPDGYMYIAVGDGGPARDPSNRAQNLNDLHGKILRIDVDHMDGDQPYRSPADNPFIGYPAPARSEVYAYGLRNPWRFSFDRETAALYAADVGQGAREEINLIQRGGNYGWRIFEGTLCTNLDPPLCATVQTIPPLLEYTHPSGRCAIIGGYVYRGTRASLPTGAYIYGDYCTGEILMLQNGAEKLLADTSLGITSFGEDEAGEIYVTGEGGTLHRLDLNPPPTTPFAIGRAWVRKRASGAVLDPISVRGNGKKFEIVVLESSTPTAASANATVVVNGIELATDYTSTETEHPIFVARLKGFMLATPGPLVVEVVRADGTRSNKLTLQVVP is encoded by the coding sequence TTGGCATCTCTACTATTGGCGCTCGTCGCGGTCTGTAGTTTTAACAGCAACCGCGTCACGGCGCAGACATCTCCCACCCTCAGGTTAGTGCCGGTGCTGTCGGGCCTGGAAGGGCCGCTGTATGTGACCAGCGCCCACGACGGCAGCAATCGCCTGTTCGTCGTCGAACAAGACGGGCGCATCAAGGTGCTGCAACCCGGAGCCAGTGCGCCGACCGTCTTTCTCGACATCACGGCAAAGGTCCTATCGTTCAACGAGCAAGGGCTGCTCGGACTTGCCTTTCACCCGCAGTTTGCGACCAATCGCCGTTTCTTCATTGACTACATCCGCCGCTCTGACGGCTCAACGGTGGTTGCCGAATATCAGGTCTCGGCGACGAACGGGAATGTGGCCGAGCTGACCGAGAAAATTCTGTTGGTGATTGCCCAGCCGTCTGCCAGTCATAAGGCAGGCATGCTGGAGTTCGGCCCCGACGGCTATATGTACATTGCGGTCGGCGATGGCGGCCCGGCTCGCGACCCCAGCAACCGCGCACAGAATCTCAATGACCTGCACGGCAAGATTCTGCGCATTGATGTAGACCACATGGATGGCGATCAGCCTTACCGCTCGCCGGCGGATAATCCGTTCATCGGCTACCCGGCGCCGGCGCGCAGCGAGGTCTATGCCTATGGGCTGCGCAACCCCTGGCGCTTTTCGTTCGACCGCGAGACGGCGGCGCTCTATGCCGCGGATGTCGGGCAGGGAGCGCGCGAAGAGATCAACCTGATTCAGCGCGGCGGCAACTACGGCTGGCGCATCTTTGAAGGCACGCTCTGCACGAACCTTGATCCGCCGCTGTGTGCGACGGTGCAAACCATCCCGCCGCTGCTGGAATACACACACCCCAGCGGGCGTTGCGCGATCATCGGCGGCTACGTCTATCGCGGCACGCGCGCTAGCTTGCCGACGGGCGCTTACATCTATGGCGACTACTGCACGGGCGAGATTCTCATGTTGCAGAATGGCGCTGAGAAGCTGCTGGCCGATACTTCGCTAGGCATCACTTCGTTCGGCGAAGACGAGGCGGGCGAGATTTATGTCACAGGCGAAGGCGGCACCTTGCACCGCCTCGACCTCAACCCGCCGCCGACGACGCCATTTGCCATCGGTCGCGCGTGGGTGCGTAAGCGAGCGAGCGGCGCGGTGCTGGACCCCATCAGTGTGCGCGGCAATGGCAAGAAGTTCGAGATTGTCGTCTTGGAATCATCAACGCCGACGGCGGCATCGGCCAATGCGACGGTCGTCGTCAACGGCATCGAGCTTGCCACCGACTATACATCAACCGAGACCGAACATCCGATATTCGTGGCGCGGCTCAAAGGCTTTATGCTGGCGACGCCCGGCCCGCTCGTCGTCGAAGTCGTGCGCGCTGACGGCACGCGCTCGAATAAGCTGACCCTGCAAGTCGTGCCGTAA
- a CDS encoding glycosyltransferase family 39 protein — MIFVSDRNRWLSVARRTAKWTADRFGLHATPPARWRRSIILLTCASLFLIAVGVRLLHWQDYRAELTRGEPWMADLVRQYKSEAQQMREGGGLLFPRTPIDPGDARLLLHPPGYSMLMAAVFGVWNDSNSAVRWVQVIGDGLAVVMVFLIAAELLNGTIALIAGLLAALSPHLAFYSLWLSPDSLAVLPILLAVYFLIKAAKQPRLSTVIAAGAMIGVSCWLRANALMLAPFLALALAALVVRGKRLRYALTLIGATILVIAPITIRNAILFHRFIPLSIAGGENLVVGIGDLDKQGRFQMPTSDQDAALKDAEWHNRPDYAQNPWAPDGIERDQYRYARGLQVIRAHPFWFAGGMLRRAAFMLSYNDARPADWPFNTASVPIISAEPAVAHAAARPDDATPVWSSAASGWLSDEAFAAPAADVALDAGSQSLRVAGDSSAFGNQFASAPLRLKPQTDYLLTLRIKAEQAAAAVKVTTVDRRFTLASAILDSPPAESAASRKPKSERREPSSDEPPGEPEMPLLQMVFASGDRSAARLVISNNGPASAPHITRVGQADLFELGATPYLWTRYPRALAHGLQKNLFKTRGMLPLVVAGLLLLGLAGRGRVLVVLLVVPLYYLCVQSALSTEYRYILALHYCLFIASAVALYCAGITIGQLTSRLSAKIRERRGKPASDEAEHSAKPL; from the coding sequence ATGATATTTGTGTCAGACCGCAACCGCTGGCTGTCGGTCGCGCGCCGCACCGCAAAATGGACAGCCGACCGTTTCGGCTTGCACGCCACGCCGCCGGCTCGCTGGCGGCGCTCAATCATCCTGCTGACCTGCGCCAGCCTCTTCCTCATCGCCGTCGGCGTTCGCCTGCTGCACTGGCAGGACTATCGCGCCGAGCTGACGCGCGGTGAGCCGTGGATGGCCGACCTGGTCAGGCAGTACAAAAGCGAAGCGCAGCAGATGCGCGAAGGCGGCGGCCTGCTCTTTCCGCGCACACCAATTGATCCGGGAGATGCGCGACTGCTGCTGCACCCGCCCGGTTATTCCATGCTGATGGCGGCGGTCTTCGGGGTGTGGAATGATTCCAACTCGGCGGTCAGGTGGGTGCAAGTCATCGGTGACGGGCTCGCGGTCGTGATGGTCTTCCTCATCGCCGCCGAGCTGCTCAACGGGACAATTGCGCTGATTGCCGGTTTGCTTGCCGCGCTATCGCCGCATCTGGCTTTCTACTCGCTGTGGCTTTCGCCCGACAGCCTTGCGGTGCTGCCGATCCTCTTAGCGGTTTACTTTCTCATCAAAGCGGCGAAGCAGCCCCGGCTCAGCACGGTGATCGCCGCCGGCGCTATGATTGGCGTGTCGTGCTGGCTGCGCGCCAACGCGTTAATGCTGGCGCCGTTTCTCGCCCTGGCGCTGGCGGCGCTGGTTGTTCGCGGCAAACGGCTGCGCTACGCGCTGACGCTGATTGGCGCGACGATCCTGGTGATTGCGCCAATCACGATTCGCAACGCCATCCTGTTTCATCGCTTCATCCCGCTATCGATTGCCGGCGGCGAGAATCTGGTTGTCGGCATCGGCGATCTGGATAAGCAAGGCCGCTTCCAAATGCCGACTTCAGACCAGGACGCCGCGCTCAAGGATGCCGAGTGGCACAACCGCCCGGACTATGCCCAGAACCCCTGGGCGCCGGATGGCATCGAGCGCGATCAGTACCGCTATGCGCGCGGGCTACAGGTGATTCGCGCTCATCCCTTCTGGTTCGCCGGCGGCATGCTGCGCCGCGCTGCATTCATGCTCAGCTACAATGATGCGCGCCCCGCCGACTGGCCTTTCAACACCGCAAGCGTGCCGATCATTTCCGCAGAGCCCGCGGTCGCGCACGCCGCCGCGCGCCCGGACGACGCGACACCTGTCTGGTCGAGCGCCGCATCGGGATGGCTTAGCGATGAAGCCTTCGCCGCACCGGCGGCTGACGTGGCGCTGGACGCCGGCAGTCAATCCTTGCGGGTCGCCGGCGATTCGTCGGCCTTCGGCAATCAGTTTGCCTCTGCGCCTCTGCGCCTCAAGCCACAGACCGATTACCTGCTCACCCTGAGAATCAAAGCCGAGCAGGCAGCCGCCGCGGTCAAGGTGACTACGGTAGACCGGCGCTTTACACTGGCGTCGGCAATTCTGGATAGCCCGCCCGCGGAGTCGGCAGCGAGCCGAAAACCGAAAAGCGAAAGGCGCGAGCCGTCGTCTGATGAGCCGCCGGGTGAGCCGGAGATGCCTCTGCTTCAGATGGTGTTTGCGAGCGGCGACCGCAGCGCCGCGCGCCTGGTGATTAGCAACAACGGGCCGGCCTCTGCCCCGCACATCACGCGAGTGGGTCAGGCCGATCTATTCGAGCTTGGCGCAACCCCTTACTTGTGGACGCGCTACCCGCGCGCCCTCGCTCACGGCCTGCAAAAGAATCTATTCAAGACCAGGGGCATGCTGCCGCTAGTCGTCGCCGGTTTGTTGCTGTTGGGCCTGGCGGGGCGCGGTCGCGTGCTGGTGGTGTTGCTCGTCGTGCCGCTCTACTATCTCTGCGTTCAATCGGCGTTGAGCACCGAGTACCGCTACATTCTGGCGCTTCACTATTGTCTATTCATCGCCTCAGCCGTCGCCCTCTACTGCGCCGGCATCACCATCGGGCAGCTGACCTCTCGGCTCTCGGCAAAGATACGCGAGCGGCGCGGCAAACCGGCAAGCGACGAAGCAGAACACTCCGCAAAACCTCTCTGA
- the queF gene encoding preQ(1) synthase, with protein MATEILEHTGLVIEETPPEALALVPLDTFAYKYPGKEIRIEFTCPEFTAICPFSDFPDFATIKLEYVPNELCVELKSLKLYINSFRAVKMFHEHVINRILDDFVRACDPLAVDIEGDFNVRGNIKTVIRAAYRRAETARQRAGAN; from the coding sequence ATGGCAACCGAAATCCTGGAGCACACGGGGCTCGTCATCGAAGAGACGCCGCCCGAAGCCTTGGCGCTCGTGCCGCTCGACACCTTCGCTTACAAGTATCCCGGCAAAGAGATTCGCATCGAATTCACCTGCCCGGAGTTCACCGCCATCTGCCCGTTTTCGGACTTCCCCGACTTTGCGACGATCAAGCTCGAATACGTGCCCAACGAGCTGTGCGTCGAGCTGAAGTCGCTGAAGCTCTACATCAACTCGTTCCGCGCGGTGAAGATGTTTCACGAGCATGTCATCAACCGCATCCTCGACGATTTCGTGCGGGCGTGCGATCCGCTGGCGGTTGATATCGAAGGCGACTTTAATGTGCGCGGCAACATCAAGACGGTGATCCGCGCCGCGTACCGGCGCGCCGAAACCGCGCGACAGCGGGCGGGCGCGAACTGA
- a CDS encoding EthD family reductase codes for MIKVSILYPNRPGNRFDLDYYLNQHMPMTIEKLGGALKGVSIDYGLTSDLPDSPPLYVAMCHLLFDSVEAFQAAFIPHAAALQGDIPNYTDVEPGIQISEVKLSR; via the coding sequence ATGATCAAAGTCAGCATCCTTTACCCGAACAGGCCGGGCAACCGCTTCGACCTCGACTATTATCTCAACCAGCATATGCCGATGACGATTGAAAAGCTCGGCGGCGCGCTCAAGGGCGTTTCAATCGATTACGGCCTGACCAGCGACCTGCCCGATTCGCCGCCGCTCTACGTCGCCATGTGCCACCTGCTCTTCGATTCAGTCGAAGCGTTTCAAGCGGCATTCATTCCTCACGCCGCGGCGCTGCAAGGCGACATCCCGAACTACACGGACGTCGAGCCCGGCATCCAGATCAGCGAAGTCAAGCTTTCTCGCTGA
- a CDS encoding serine hydrolase, whose translation MNPMFSRLLVLVLICSQAALGQSPAQSRIQRVETGLLPAVQIKGAPGWTIQERMKHYRIPGVSIAVINDYQVEWARAYGVKDLETNEPVTTETLFQAGSISKPVAAMVALKKVSEGKIALDEDINNKLTSWKLPDNEFTAKKKVTLANLLSHSGGLTVHGFPGYAVGQKIPTLPEILDGKPPANTPAVRVDFEPGSKFRYSGGGITIAQLAIMDIEKKPYPQIARDVVLGPLGMTHSTYSQPLPDDWRKQAATGYRPNGKEVEGKIHVYPEMAAAGLWTTPTDLCKFAIEVQLSLAGKSNKVLSKEMAAKMVTPFLADAPPGLGFFVEKHGNAVYFGHGGADEGFRAGLLVNRDKGYGVAVMVNSDNGQIIDEVFRAVAREYQWEDYLPPPVAVVTLAADKLADYEGRFQLYPDLALTVSRQNGKLRGQVTNREAFDLLPISDTEFITTADDVRYVFVRDAAGHVAAMKVRFGEGIITAPRLAKDALIPYELLVAGKVDEAVEAYRKIRREFPNDPGASEEHLNNLGYGLLQQKKIAEAIAVFKLNVELYPKSWNVYDSLGEAYMANGEKEKAIASYKKSLELNPGNTNGAAMLKKLEQ comes from the coding sequence ATGAATCCGATGTTTTCTCGACTGCTCGTACTTGTTCTCATCTGCTCGCAAGCTGCGCTCGGCCAATCCCCGGCGCAGTCGCGCATCCAGCGCGTCGAGACCGGGCTGCTGCCTGCTGTGCAGATCAAAGGCGCTCCCGGCTGGACGATCCAGGAGCGCATGAAGCATTACCGCATCCCCGGCGTCAGCATCGCCGTCATCAATGATTACCAGGTCGAGTGGGCGCGCGCCTATGGCGTCAAAGACCTTGAGACGAACGAGCCGGTGACGACGGAAACGCTTTTTCAGGCCGGCTCGATCAGCAAGCCGGTCGCGGCGATGGTGGCGCTGAAGAAAGTCAGCGAGGGCAAGATCGCGCTCGACGAGGACATCAACAACAAGCTGACCTCGTGGAAGCTGCCCGATAATGAATTCACCGCGAAGAAGAAGGTCACGCTCGCCAACCTGCTCTCGCACAGCGGCGGGCTCACCGTGCATGGCTTCCCCGGCTACGCGGTCGGCCAGAAGATACCGACGCTGCCGGAAATCCTCGACGGCAAGCCGCCGGCCAACACGCCCGCCGTGCGCGTTGACTTCGAGCCGGGCTCAAAATTCCGCTACTCAGGCGGCGGCATCACCATCGCGCAGCTCGCCATCATGGACATCGAGAAAAAGCCTTACCCGCAGATCGCTCGCGATGTCGTCCTCGGGCCGCTCGGCATGACGCACAGCACCTACAGCCAACCGCTGCCCGACGACTGGCGCAAGCAGGCCGCGACCGGCTACCGGCCCAACGGCAAAGAGGTCGAAGGCAAGATTCACGTCTACCCCGAGATGGCGGCGGCGGGATTGTGGACGACGCCCACAGACCTCTGCAAGTTCGCCATCGAGGTGCAGCTTTCGCTGGCCGGCAAATCCAACAAGGTACTCTCCAAAGAGATGGCGGCGAAGATGGTGACGCCTTTCCTCGCGGACGCGCCGCCCGGCCTGGGCTTCTTCGTTGAGAAGCACGGCAACGCCGTCTACTTCGGCCACGGCGGCGCCGATGAAGGCTTTCGCGCCGGCCTGCTGGTCAATCGCGATAAAGGCTATGGCGTCGCCGTGATGGTCAATTCCGACAACGGCCAGATCATTGACGAAGTCTTCCGCGCCGTCGCCCGCGAATACCAGTGGGAAGATTACCTGCCGCCGCCGGTCGCCGTGGTGACGCTCGCCGCCGACAAGCTGGCCGATTACGAGGGGCGTTTTCAGCTCTACCCGGACCTGGCTCTGACCGTCAGCCGGCAGAACGGCAAGCTGCGCGGGCAAGTGACCAACCGCGAAGCCTTCGACCTGCTGCCCATCTCTGACACCGAGTTCATCACGACGGCGGATGATGTTCGCTACGTCTTTGTCCGCGACGCCGCGGGCCACGTCGCGGCGATGAAGGTGCGGTTCGGCGAGGGAATCATAACGGCCCCGCGCCTGGCTAAAGACGCGCTGATCCCTTACGAGCTGCTGGTGGCGGGCAAAGTTGATGAAGCCGTCGAGGCGTATCGGAAGATCAGGCGCGAGTTCCCGAACGATCCGGGGGCGTCCGAGGAGCATCTCAACAACCTGGGCTACGGCCTGCTCCAGCAGAAGAAGATTGCCGAAGCGATTGCCGTCTTCAAGCTCAACGTCGAGCTGTACCCGAAGTCCTGGAACGTCTATGACAGTCTGGGCGAAGCCTACATGGCGAATGGCGAGAAAGAGAAGGCCATTGCGAGCTACAAGAAGTCGCTAGAGCTCAACCCCGGCAACACCAATGGGGCGGCGATGCTGAAGAAGCTGGAGCAGTGA